One Nerophis lumbriciformis linkage group LG19, RoL_Nlum_v2.1, whole genome shotgun sequence DNA segment encodes these proteins:
- the cc2d1b gene encoding coiled-coil and C2 domain-containing protein 1B isoform X2, translated as MFGKKRREPLPKGRGASTAKQMGLFLDLDPEGMMIDAEENLDDPDLEAELAALTGGKVAANAEGRARNKGKSPMPMEDIARMADACMRDVDEEEDDNNVEDDEDLLAELQEVVGESEETVSSSAAKPQPSPPSQQTNVPAAAPGSVQHTLEERLAMYKMALQNAKAASESAKARRLERGLKTLETMLGSIKKGRQVNEAQIPPPVATGAPSGAASKPPHPSSAIPSPADQPVESEATTPEIVIAASEEEQNTLASAPVALSEPAKPSQLQAEEPLEQEDTSQQVLTMLQERQRQYKMAALRAKKEGDAGQAMLHFKTSKGFDSMIEALKQGQAVDLNSLPPPPPGAGGSTTASVKQNTQVPQPAAAAPAPQAPKDALEALEQRRAKYMESLAEAKTSGEDRKARMFDRIAKQYQSAIRSHKAGKTVNFDELPVPPGFPPIPGQKSTTAEHGLVAALEAATRIASTDDAAASADEEAEEKEKEVEIKRDEEHKKGTLSVPASSQGRRRSPSASPEKPSTRQLSAAAAQQLEFLEGRRRQFMKAALHAKQKNDMEQARTFLRNAKGLEPMIEAARSSQVVDVSTVPSPPGDEDEDFVLVHHSDVNLSEKAEQIYVQLAKILKEQREKCLTHSKQFTHLGNVAETTKFEKMAESCKASLEVLKVSQAKGLPAPTHHFEDVTFHTVRMFPDLSSTEMVVLIVKAMNLPAPSGIQTGDLDAYVKFDFPYPSTEQAQRHKTNVIKNTNCPEYNQSFTLTINRNHRGFRRVVTSKGLKMELLHKGGFLRSDKPIGTAHVRMDKLESHSEIREIVEVMDGRKPTGGRLEVRVQLREPLNGQDMQASTERWLVIDQSQVLL; from the exons GTCCCATGCCAATGGAGGACATCGCCAGAATGGCTGACGCGTGCATGAGAGACGTGGACGAGGAGGAAGATGACAACAATGTGGAGGATGATGAAGATCTCCTG GCCGAGCTACAGGAAGTGGTGGGCGAAAGTGAAGAGACTGTTTCCTCTTCTGCCGCCAAACCTCAACCGTCACCCCCCTCCCAG CAAACAAACGTCCCGGCAGCGGCGCCCGGCAGCGTCCAGCACACTTTGGAGGAGAGGCTGGCCATGTACAAAATGGCGCTGCAAAACGCCAAGGCTGCGAGTGAGAGCGCCAAAGCCAGGAGACTGGAGCGTGGGTTGAAG ACACTGGAGACCATGTTAGGTTCCATCAAGAAAGGCCGTCAGGTGAACGAGGCCCAGATTCCTCCGCCTGTTGCCACAGGAGCCCCGAGCGGCGCTGCATCGAAGCCCCCGCATCCCTCTTCAGCCATTCCCTCGCCAGCAGATCAGCCAGTGGAGTCTGAGGCAACGACACCAGAAATTGTCATCGCTGCCAGTGAGGAGGAACAAAACACATTGGCATCCGCACCCGTGGCTCTTAGCGAGCCTGCTAAGCCCTCACAACTGCAGGCAGAAGAACCCTTAGAGCAGGAAGATA CAAGCCAGCAAGTCCTGACTATGCTTCAAGAAAGGCAGAGACAGTACAAGATGGCTGCTCTGAGGGCCAAGAAGGAGGGAGATGCGGGACAAGCCATGCTCCATTTCAAAACCAGTAAG GGGTTTGATTCAATGATTGAAGCTTTGAAACAAGGACAAGCTGTCGATCTCAACAGCCTTCCTCCCCCACCTCCAG GTGCAGGTGGAAGTACCACTGCGTCAGTGAAGCAAAATACTCAGGTCCCCCAACCGGCTGCAGCAGCTCCAG CCCCCCAGGCTCCAAAAGACGCCCTGGAGGCGCTCGAACAGAGGCGAGCTAAATACATGGAGTCGTTGGCTGAGGCCAAAACCAGCGGGGAAGACCGCAAGGCCCGAATGTTCGATCGCATTGCCAAG CAATACCAGAGCGCCATCCGATCTCACAAAGCTGGAAAAACGGTCAACTTTGACGAGCTTCCTGTTCCGCCAG GTTTTCCTCCGATACCGGGCCAAAAGTCGACCACGGCTGAGCATGGATTAGTTGCGGCGCTGGAGGCCGCCACCAGGATCGCCTCCACTGACGATGCTGCTGCAAGTGCGGATGAAGaagcagaagaaaaagaaaaggaggTGGAG ATAAAGCGTGATGAGGAGCACAAGAAGGGCACATTAAGTGTTCCCGCGTCATCTCAAGGTAGGAGGAGGTCTCCGTCAGCCTCACCTGAGAAACCGTCCACCAGACAgctctcagcagcag CGGCCCAGCAGCTGGAGTTCCTGGAGGGCAGGAGAAGGCAGTTCATGAAGGCGGCCCTGCACGCCAAGCAGAAGAACGACATGGAGCAGGCCAGGACCTTCCTCCGCAACGCCAAGGGTTTGGAGCCCATGATCGAAGCGGCACGCAGCAGTCAAGTGGTGGATGTGAGCACG GTGCCGTCGCCCCCTGGTGACGAAGACGAGGACTTTGTCCTGGTGCACCACAGTGACGTTAACCTCTCTGAGAAAGCCGAGCAGATCTACGTTCAATTAGCCAAGATACTCAAAGAGCAGCGTGAG AAATGTCTGACCCACTCCAAGCAATTCACTCACCTGGGAAACGTCGCCGAAACCACCAA GTTTGAGAAGATGGCTGAGTCTTGTAAGGCGAGTCTGGAGGTCTTGAAGGTGTCCCAGGCGAAGGGCCTGCCTGCCCCCACACATCACTTCGAGGACGTGACTTTCCACACTGTCAG GATGTTTCCGGAtctcagcagcacagagatggtGGTCCTTATCGTGAAAGCCATGAATCTTCCTGCTCCCagcg GCATCCAAACAGGCGACCTGGACGCTTATGTGAAGTTTGACTTCCCCTACCCCAGCACG GAGCAAGCGCAGAGACACAAAACAAATGTTATCAAGAACACAAACTGCCCAG AATACAACCAGAGCTTCACCCTGACGATCAACCGCAACCACCGTGGCTTCAGGAGGGTAGTGACGTCCAAAGGCCTCAAGATGGAGCTGCTGCACAAAGG TGGTTTCCTGCGGAGTGACAAGCCGATCGGGACGGCGCACGTCAGGATGGACAAACTGGAGTCCCACAGTGAAATCAGGGAGATCGTGGag GTGATGGACGGCCGCAAGCCTACTGGCGGTCGCCTGGAAGTCCGGGTGCAACTTCGGGAGCCCCTCAACGGACAGGACATGCAGGCGAGCACCGAGCGCTGGCTGGTAATCGACCAGTCGCAG GTTCTCCTCTAG
- the cc2d1b gene encoding coiled-coil and C2 domain-containing protein 1B isoform X1: MFGKKRREPLPKGRGASTAKQMGLFLDLDPEGMMIDAEENLDDPDLEAELAALTGGKVAANAEGRARNKGKSPMPMEDIARMADACMRDVDEEEDDNNVEDDEDLLAELQEVVGESEETVSSSAAKPQPSPPSQQTNVPAAAPGSVQHTLEERLAMYKMALQNAKAASESAKARRLERGLKTLETMLGSIKKGRQVNEAQIPPPVATGAPSGAASKPPHPSSAIPSPADQPVESEATTPEIVIAASEEEQNTLASAPVALSEPAKPSQLQAEEPLEQEDSKTSTSQQVLTMLQERQRQYKMAALRAKKEGDAGQAMLHFKTSKGFDSMIEALKQGQAVDLNSLPPPPPGAGGSTTASVKQNTQVPQPAAAAPAPQAPKDALEALEQRRAKYMESLAEAKTSGEDRKARMFDRIAKQYQSAIRSHKAGKTVNFDELPVPPGFPPIPGQKSTTAEHGLVAALEAATRIASTDDAAASADEEAEEKEKEVEIKRDEEHKKGTLSVPASSQGRRRSPSASPEKPSTRQLSAAAAQQLEFLEGRRRQFMKAALHAKQKNDMEQARTFLRNAKGLEPMIEAARSSQVVDVSTVPSPPGDEDEDFVLVHHSDVNLSEKAEQIYVQLAKILKEQREKCLTHSKQFTHLGNVAETTKFEKMAESCKASLEVLKVSQAKGLPAPTHHFEDVTFHTVRMFPDLSSTEMVVLIVKAMNLPAPSGIQTGDLDAYVKFDFPYPSTEQAQRHKTNVIKNTNCPEYNQSFTLTINRNHRGFRRVVTSKGLKMELLHKGGFLRSDKPIGTAHVRMDKLESHSEIREIVEVMDGRKPTGGRLEVRVQLREPLNGQDMQASTERWLVIDQSQVLL, from the exons GTCCCATGCCAATGGAGGACATCGCCAGAATGGCTGACGCGTGCATGAGAGACGTGGACGAGGAGGAAGATGACAACAATGTGGAGGATGATGAAGATCTCCTG GCCGAGCTACAGGAAGTGGTGGGCGAAAGTGAAGAGACTGTTTCCTCTTCTGCCGCCAAACCTCAACCGTCACCCCCCTCCCAG CAAACAAACGTCCCGGCAGCGGCGCCCGGCAGCGTCCAGCACACTTTGGAGGAGAGGCTGGCCATGTACAAAATGGCGCTGCAAAACGCCAAGGCTGCGAGTGAGAGCGCCAAAGCCAGGAGACTGGAGCGTGGGTTGAAG ACACTGGAGACCATGTTAGGTTCCATCAAGAAAGGCCGTCAGGTGAACGAGGCCCAGATTCCTCCGCCTGTTGCCACAGGAGCCCCGAGCGGCGCTGCATCGAAGCCCCCGCATCCCTCTTCAGCCATTCCCTCGCCAGCAGATCAGCCAGTGGAGTCTGAGGCAACGACACCAGAAATTGTCATCGCTGCCAGTGAGGAGGAACAAAACACATTGGCATCCGCACCCGTGGCTCTTAGCGAGCCTGCTAAGCCCTCACAACTGCAGGCAGAAGAACCCTTAGAGCAGGAAGATAGTAAGACAAGCA CAAGCCAGCAAGTCCTGACTATGCTTCAAGAAAGGCAGAGACAGTACAAGATGGCTGCTCTGAGGGCCAAGAAGGAGGGAGATGCGGGACAAGCCATGCTCCATTTCAAAACCAGTAAG GGGTTTGATTCAATGATTGAAGCTTTGAAACAAGGACAAGCTGTCGATCTCAACAGCCTTCCTCCCCCACCTCCAG GTGCAGGTGGAAGTACCACTGCGTCAGTGAAGCAAAATACTCAGGTCCCCCAACCGGCTGCAGCAGCTCCAG CCCCCCAGGCTCCAAAAGACGCCCTGGAGGCGCTCGAACAGAGGCGAGCTAAATACATGGAGTCGTTGGCTGAGGCCAAAACCAGCGGGGAAGACCGCAAGGCCCGAATGTTCGATCGCATTGCCAAG CAATACCAGAGCGCCATCCGATCTCACAAAGCTGGAAAAACGGTCAACTTTGACGAGCTTCCTGTTCCGCCAG GTTTTCCTCCGATACCGGGCCAAAAGTCGACCACGGCTGAGCATGGATTAGTTGCGGCGCTGGAGGCCGCCACCAGGATCGCCTCCACTGACGATGCTGCTGCAAGTGCGGATGAAGaagcagaagaaaaagaaaaggaggTGGAG ATAAAGCGTGATGAGGAGCACAAGAAGGGCACATTAAGTGTTCCCGCGTCATCTCAAGGTAGGAGGAGGTCTCCGTCAGCCTCACCTGAGAAACCGTCCACCAGACAgctctcagcagcag CGGCCCAGCAGCTGGAGTTCCTGGAGGGCAGGAGAAGGCAGTTCATGAAGGCGGCCCTGCACGCCAAGCAGAAGAACGACATGGAGCAGGCCAGGACCTTCCTCCGCAACGCCAAGGGTTTGGAGCCCATGATCGAAGCGGCACGCAGCAGTCAAGTGGTGGATGTGAGCACG GTGCCGTCGCCCCCTGGTGACGAAGACGAGGACTTTGTCCTGGTGCACCACAGTGACGTTAACCTCTCTGAGAAAGCCGAGCAGATCTACGTTCAATTAGCCAAGATACTCAAAGAGCAGCGTGAG AAATGTCTGACCCACTCCAAGCAATTCACTCACCTGGGAAACGTCGCCGAAACCACCAA GTTTGAGAAGATGGCTGAGTCTTGTAAGGCGAGTCTGGAGGTCTTGAAGGTGTCCCAGGCGAAGGGCCTGCCTGCCCCCACACATCACTTCGAGGACGTGACTTTCCACACTGTCAG GATGTTTCCGGAtctcagcagcacagagatggtGGTCCTTATCGTGAAAGCCATGAATCTTCCTGCTCCCagcg GCATCCAAACAGGCGACCTGGACGCTTATGTGAAGTTTGACTTCCCCTACCCCAGCACG GAGCAAGCGCAGAGACACAAAACAAATGTTATCAAGAACACAAACTGCCCAG AATACAACCAGAGCTTCACCCTGACGATCAACCGCAACCACCGTGGCTTCAGGAGGGTAGTGACGTCCAAAGGCCTCAAGATGGAGCTGCTGCACAAAGG TGGTTTCCTGCGGAGTGACAAGCCGATCGGGACGGCGCACGTCAGGATGGACAAACTGGAGTCCCACAGTGAAATCAGGGAGATCGTGGag GTGATGGACGGCCGCAAGCCTACTGGCGGTCGCCTGGAAGTCCGGGTGCAACTTCGGGAGCCCCTCAACGGACAGGACATGCAGGCGAGCACCGAGCGCTGGCTGGTAATCGACCAGTCGCAG GTTCTCCTCTAG